The Brachypodium distachyon strain Bd21 chromosome 4, Brachypodium_distachyon_v3.0, whole genome shotgun sequence nucleotide sequence aagtttttttttttttgagggagtTTATGTTAACTGGATTATTTAGAAGCAGAAAATCCCTTTCTCCAATAGAGTCAATTTGCCCATCTCTATGGCATATTGACATGGCCGACAGTGGTAGTCAGCCGAGTGTGTCGCCTACATATGAAACCATCCTCCTGTCAACTAGACTATTTCTTTCGGTTTTAGATGAACTGGGCTCCGCTTCTCCATGTTCTATGTGGCTAGTTCCAATGGTGGCGAACTACGGTGAGTATttttacaaacaaaaaaggaagtaGCATCGTTGCAACATCAAAAGTGATCGTACACCAAATGTCCATGcgtaacaaaaagaaaaacggtATTTCGTCCATGCAGAATACATGCCAAACACTACTCGCGGAACACTataatgtcttttttttttaccagagCAACGCATGAACATTAAACTAGTATTAAACAAAATTAACGGCAGCATGCACTCAGAGAATACATTCTAGTAGCTTCCAAATTGCACAAAGACGTATGCTCCGTAGAAATTCAGTGAAGATTCCTAGATTCATCATCAGTTCTATCGTGtaacaaaaataatttaatACCCGACGAgatatagatttttttttttgttaagagTAAAGCTAGTGTAAAGCGACAGAGTTCCAGCTCCTCGGGACAGGACCCCACCCCCCACCACCGCTCGATCATATTCGCAGGCCCGGCACGCGCTTCCGCCGAATCCTCCGGAGCCCCCACCCTTTTAAACCGGCCGcacgccaccaccaccccgaccgactacccccccccccccccccgagtccttctcctctctccctctttctcctccCAGCCCGAGCGACACGGCGAAGACGCAAGCCACCCAAGCCAAGCGGACTCGGAGCCGAGCGGACCGAGCTAGggtctgccgccgccgccccccacGAGGTgcgtgctctctctctctctctctctctctcttcttctgctGATACTGGTGCCCGCGATCCTAGCGGCTTGCGCGCGGCGGGGCTGGGTTGATTTTActgcgtgcgtgcgtacgACGATTCGGCCGGGGGTTGGAGTCGTGGGACGGCGAATGCGGCAGGGATCTGGTGGGGGTCGTGGGTTCTCGATCCAGTTCGCGCTAGCTGCTGTCCTCTCCTCGTTTTGATCCAGCACTTCGGGTTTTGTTTACTTTTCCTTCCGCCGAACTCGGTGGAAAATTGGTGAACCTGCGGGGAGGGAAGGTAGCCAGCAGCCATGGCGAACGATTGACGAGCGCGCGCGCAAGCGAGGGGGGCTCTGACTCACAAGTGGGGGGCGAggaaggattttctcctggtCCATGGCGCTGATACATGCGAGGATTTCTCTCCTTACCAACTCTTCGTTGAAAAATATCTTGTaatctcaaaaaaaatcatcagtTATTATTGTGTAAGATACTGATTTCCGAAAATTATTGTGCAAGATATATAATAGTTGCACACATTCCAATCTCCTAAGACGGTGATTTTGTTGTATAGTAGTATTCCATTAAGATCCTTGTTTTAGGAGGAGATTTTGGTTGATGAATCTGGCTGGTTTTGCTGCAGGCTCCTCCTCTTGAGGCCGTCAACCCTGGCCAATTGGGATGGAACTGGTGGGATCGCTGCTGGTGAACATGACCCGCTGGGTTGATCCTTCCGGGATTGAGTTCTTCGGGTGGCTCATCACCGTCGGCTCCTTTGGCCTGGCGGCGCTCATCTACGGTCTCCTCAGGCTGCAGAGGGAGGCGTCGCTCTACTGGCTCAAGGCGTCCGCcagggagaagaaggccgcgtCAAAGGTTCAGCGATGCCCCTGCTCGAGCCATAGCTGGACTGAGGACTGCTTCCGAGGTGGCCAGCCTTCGACGTGCTGCGTGTGCCTGTCGTCGCTAGGCTCCGCTCAGGGCGTGGGATCCAAGGGCCCTGATGCTGATGTGGTTCACCGGTGCTCTGTGTGCGGAGTGGCAGCTCATTGGTACTGCTCGCGGGGTGCTGACAACGACTGCAAGTGCGTCGCGCAGGCTGGTGCTTCCACTTTGCTGCATCACTGGTCGGAGAGGTGGGTGGAGATGGATGACAACCCGGAGATATCCACCTTCTGTTATTACTGTGAGGAGCCCTGTGGTGTGCCATTCCTAGGTGTATCTCCTATCTGGCGCTGCCTCTGGTGCCAGAGGCAGATCCATGTTGATTGTCATGCAAAGCTGCTGAAAGAAACGGGGAACACCTGTGATCTTGGCCTCCTCAGGAGACTTATTGTTCCTCCTCTGTCGGTGAAAGAAGTTGGTGAAGCTCAGGCAATCAGTGGAGTGTTCAACTCATTCAAAGAAGGCTTTGTCACTTCTAGGGGTCGGATTAAAAGGCAACGCAACAAGAAGCGCATGAACAATCAACCAGGTGTTAAGACAAATCCGACTCCTGCAGACAGTTCAATCCTTGACTCAGTTCTTGAAGTATTTGCCAAACTTCAGAACCTGAATGAAAAGGATGCACTCGCAAATCCCAAGTTATCTAGAAACTCTCTCAAGGAAACACATGGATCTGACATTCCCAATGGAGGAAAAAAGAAGTATGAGCTTGTAAATTTGCCACAAGATTCAAGGCCGCTGCTTGTTTTCATCAACGGCAAGAGTGGGGGCCGAAATGGGCCTTCTCTTAGAAGAAGACTTAACATGCTGCTGAATCCCATACAGGTAATTGACCTTATTCTTTACCTTGCATGTTGGAAACAGCTTATCCTTATCTATTGCTGAGTCAAATAAACCATTTTGCAACTTGGTGTAGTTTCTTATTAACACATCTTCTGAAATATTGTAACCATTTTTCATTCTCTAGTTTAGTTAAGTAGGCCATTTATCCTGTCTGATATAGGTACTGTATTGATGTATTGCCAGTTAATGTTGCTATAATagcagataaaaaaaaaaggttgccAAAAATAGTAGATTCTCAGGAACTTGTGCTGTATAGTGTATAGTTCGTATCAAATAGGCCCTGAATCTGCCATCCTGTCTCTGTTTATATTTCAGCTAATATATACTTCCCGttttcctaaatataagatgttctacctttgtcctaagtcaaacttcttaaagtttgaccaagtttgtagaaaaatccaccaacatctacaactctaaattagttctattaaatctgtcatgatatatatcttcatagtatactAATTTGTtattgtagatattagtacttttttctataaacttggtcaaactttaagaagattgacttaggacaaagctagaacatcttataattaggaacagaggtagtaatCGCCATTAGTTTTCTTTGTTCACTGGTGTTATTGGTTGTAATAAATACTCTAATCTTGATCTGACAATTGGGTTCTTATATCAGATATTTGAGCTAAGTGCTTCTCAAGGACCTGAAGTTGGATTGCAACTATTCCACAATGTAAAACACTTCAGGATCCTTGTTTGCGGTGGGGATGGAACTGTAGCATGGGTCCTTGATGCCATAGAAAAGCAGAACTATGAATCTCCTCCCCCTGTTGCCATTCTCCCACTAGGAACAGGAAATGACCTTTCACGTGTTACACGCTGGGGTGGAGGTTTGTCTTCTGTTGAAGGACAAGGGGGAATATGTGCACTTCTAAATGACGTTGATCATGCAGCAGTGACAGTGCTTGATCGCTGGAATGTAGCGATCGAAGAGAAGAATGGAGCACAAGGTCAATGCACCAAGCAAGTAAAATTTATGACTAATTATTTAGGTATGCTATCCTTCAACTACCACCATCTTAATTAGGCAACATTTCTTATATTACGTATCTCAGTTAAGACAGAAGTTGATGAATATGTTCTATTTTCTATTGGTTTCTAGGTGTTGGATGTGATGCCAAGGTTGCATATGACTTCCACACTACCAGGGAGGAAAGCCCAGATAAATTTTCCAGTCAGGTAGGGATATCTTGTAGCCTTTCCGCAGTTTACATCTATCTTACTGCAAAATGTTATTCCCCTCATTTGGAGCAAAGAGATCTAGTTGTTATATTCCCATAGGAGACGAAGTGCTTCTTGTGAAATTCCTGAATAATTCTACATTGCATACAATGCTAACTATTACGGAGTAGATTTTATGACGCCTCTTCATGTCAGCTAAAAATAATGCATTATTTTCTACTTTGTAGTTCGTGAACAAGCTGTTATACGCTAGAGAAGGCGCTAAGGATATGATGGATAGGTCGTGTTCTGATTTACCATGGCATGTTAGCCTTGAGGTTGATGGAAAGAACATTGAAATTCCAGAGGTAACCTTCTTCGTATATTTCATGTATCTCTACTTTCTGATTTATCATTGGTCGATTTTCTTATCTGTTATTTTCATCAGGATACAGAAGGTGTGATCGTTCTGAATATTGCTAGCTACATGGGTGGTGTTGATCTTTGGCAAAATGACAATGAACATGATGACGATTTCATTTCACAATCAATGCACGACAAAATGCTTGAGGTGGTTTGTATATCTGGGACATGGCATCTAGGCAAATTGCAGGTAAACATAATATTCATGCTTGATGTGTGTTAGCTAATTAGCTTTTAAAATTCTGTACATGTTCCAGAACATATGTTGTTTTTGCTACTATGTAGTACTGTtagttttttaagaataatgTTGGGGGTAGGAACTCATATACAATGAATTTTGTTGCTGTGGTTGACAGGTAGGGCTTTCGAGAGCCCACCGGCTAGCCCAAGGGAAAGTTATAAGATTTCACCTCCACAGCTCATTCCCTGTTCAGGTTGATGGGGAACCATGGATCCAGCCACCTGGGTGCCTTGAGATATCTCATCGTGGACAGGTACTTTACCTCTTTATATACAATAGATACACATTATGTAAATTCTGCACATAATCCTTTTTCACATGAAGATGCTCTTCCTTTAATGAAATATAAATCTAATTGCGGTTTGTGGAACAATGTGACCTTTGCTAGATATTTATATAAATTGTGATTAGTGTTTTCGAACT carries:
- the LOC100830160 gene encoding diacylglycerol kinase 2; the encoded protein is MELVGSLLVNMTRWVDPSGIEFFGWLITVGSFGLAALIYGLLRLQREASLYWLKASAREKKAASKVQRCPCSSHSWTEDCFRGGQPSTCCVCLSSLGSAQGVGSKGPDADVVHRCSVCGVAAHWYCSRGADNDCKCVAQAGASTLLHHWSERWVEMDDNPEISTFCYYCEEPCGVPFLGVSPIWRCLWCQRQIHVDCHAKLLKETGNTCDLGLLRRLIVPPLSVKEVGEAQAISGVFNSFKEGFVTSRGRIKRQRNKKRMNNQPGVKTNPTPADSSILDSVLEVFAKLQNLNEKDALANPKLSRNSLKETHGSDIPNGGKKKYELVNLPQDSRPLLVFINGKSGGRNGPSLRRRLNMLLNPIQIFELSASQGPEVGLQLFHNVKHFRILVCGGDGTVAWVLDAIEKQNYESPPPVAILPLGTGNDLSRVTRWGGGLSSVEGQGGICALLNDVDHAAVTVLDRWNVAIEEKNGAQGQCTKQVKFMTNYLGVGCDAKVAYDFHTTREESPDKFSSQFVNKLLYAREGAKDMMDRSCSDLPWHVSLEVDGKNIEIPEDTEGVIVLNIASYMGGVDLWQNDNEHDDDFISQSMHDKMLEVVCISGTWHLGKLQVGLSRAHRLAQGKVIRFHLHSSFPVQVDGEPWIQPPGCLEISHRGQMFMLRRTSEEPTGHAAAIMSDVLVNAECNGVIDAAQKRLLLHEIALRLSS